The following coding sequences lie in one Streptomyces sp. NBC_00510 genomic window:
- a CDS encoding FtsW/RodA/SpoVE family cell cycle protein produces MSSSTSTPTDHTSTVGSVGVPTRRNTELALLVFAVAIPVFAYTNVGLAIHAQMPTGLLGYGLGLGLLAAVAHLVVRKFAPYADPLLLPVATLLNGLGLVVIWRLDQSKLLQSIKQAGTAAPRQLMYTALGIVLFAVVLVFLKDHRVLQRYTYICMVGALVLLLLPLVPGLGANIYGARIWIHVGSFSIQPGEFAKIILAIFFAGYLMVKRDTLALASRRFMGLYLPRGRDLGPILAVWFLSILILVFETDLGTSLLFFGMFVIMLYVATERTSWIVFSLLMSAAGAVGVSTFESHVQQRVQAWLDPMREYKLSQSGAPGHSEQAMQALWAFGSGGTLGTGLGQGHSELIRFAANSDFILATFGEEMGLAGTMAILVLYGLIVERGVRTALAARDPFGKLLAVGLSGAFALQVFVVAGGVMGLIPLTGMTMPFLAFGGSSVIANWVLIGILIRISDAARRPLQPLGSMAVTTRTRAPEPPSAVSREASL; encoded by the coding sequence ATGAGCAGCAGTACAAGCACTCCGACGGACCACACGTCCACGGTCGGATCGGTCGGCGTACCGACCCGCCGCAACACCGAACTGGCCTTGCTGGTGTTCGCAGTTGCCATTCCGGTGTTCGCCTACACCAACGTGGGTCTCGCCATCCACGCCCAGATGCCCACAGGGCTGCTGGGTTATGGTCTGGGCCTCGGCTTGCTGGCCGCCGTTGCCCACCTCGTCGTACGAAAATTCGCTCCGTACGCGGACCCGCTGCTGCTGCCGGTGGCCACGCTGCTGAATGGGCTCGGTCTGGTCGTCATCTGGCGCCTCGACCAGTCCAAGCTCCTCCAGTCGATCAAGCAGGCAGGAACCGCGGCGCCCCGCCAACTGATGTACACCGCGCTCGGCATCGTTCTCTTCGCGGTCGTGCTGGTCTTCCTCAAGGACCATCGCGTCCTGCAGCGTTACACCTACATCTGCATGGTTGGCGCGCTGGTGCTGCTGCTCCTGCCCCTGGTCCCCGGCCTCGGAGCCAACATCTACGGCGCCAGGATCTGGATCCACGTCGGCAGCTTTTCCATCCAGCCCGGTGAGTTCGCGAAGATCATCCTGGCGATCTTCTTCGCCGGCTATCTGATGGTGAAGCGGGACACACTCGCCCTGGCCAGCCGCCGCTTCATGGGCCTTTACCTGCCACGCGGCCGCGACCTGGGCCCGATCCTGGCCGTCTGGTTCCTCTCGATCCTCATCCTGGTGTTCGAGACCGACCTCGGTACGTCGCTGCTGTTCTTCGGAATGTTCGTCATCATGCTGTACGTTGCCACCGAGCGGACAAGCTGGATCGTCTTCAGTCTGCTGATGTCGGCGGCGGGCGCCGTCGGCGTGTCCACCTTCGAATCCCACGTCCAGCAGCGTGTTCAGGCCTGGCTCGACCCGATGCGTGAATACAAGCTCAGCCAGTCGGGCGCTCCGGGCCACTCGGAACAGGCGATGCAGGCCCTATGGGCGTTCGGCTCTGGCGGCACCCTCGGCACCGGCCTCGGCCAGGGCCACTCCGAACTGATCCGGTTCGCCGCCAACTCGGACTTCATCCTCGCAACGTTCGGCGAGGAAATGGGGCTCGCCGGCACGATGGCGATACTGGTGCTCTACGGCCTGATCGTCGAGCGCGGCGTCCGCACGGCCCTCGCCGCCCGTGACCCGTTCGGCAAACTCCTCGCTGTCGGCCTCTCCGGCGCGTTCGCGCTTCAGGTCTTCGTGGTTGCCGGCGGTGTGATGGGCCTCATCCCGCTGACCGGCATGACGATGCCGTTCCTTGCGTTCGGCGGTTCCTCCGTCATCGCCAACTGGGTGCTTATCGGAATCCTGATCCGCATCAGTGATGCCGCGCGCAGGCCCCTGCAGCCGCTGGGGAGCATGGCTGTAACGACTCGGACCCGAGCGCCTGAACCACCGAGCGCGGTGAGTCGTGAAGCTTCCCTTTGA
- a CDS encoding MFS transporter has translation MTVVRFRLCEARAPRLGAARINRAQGPPRRASMSNPSSVASPIQEPASIQDLVEGGPSPRGGWSAVVSVALMSFVLVLSEFLPIGLLPVISSSLSVSIGTVGLVVVVPGLTAAVTAPLVTMASGRLDRRRVLIALALFIAASNALAAVAPNMAVMAAARVLLGVGVGGFWAMGAGVAARLVPAEALHRATSLITAGISAGTVVSLPLGALVGHLAGWRTAFVVAAGAALLALATLTVRLPALPPTGAIRLTTLTSALRNPAARIALLATVLIFFGHFAAYTYVTPYLEEKAHFGSSAVTSVLLAYGLAGLVGNFAAGAIIGRRLRAVYVAATVLVAVAAALLNVAAGTAPAVVALVMVWGAAFGAVPLALQTWILRATPDAPESGMALLVSACQIALAAGSFIGGIVVDGYGTWAGFAVGGTLALLSTATQIRPRLPLG, from the coding sequence GTGACCGTTGTCCGCTTCCGCCTCTGCGAAGCACGGGCTCCGCGCCTTGGCGCGGCACGGATCAACAGGGCCCAGGGCCCTCCCAGGAGAGCAAGCATGAGCAACCCTTCCAGCGTGGCTTCGCCCATTCAGGAGCCGGCATCGATACAGGACTTGGTCGAAGGCGGGCCTTCCCCGCGGGGTGGCTGGTCTGCCGTCGTCTCCGTCGCGCTGATGTCCTTCGTCCTGGTGCTGTCGGAGTTCCTGCCGATCGGGCTGCTGCCCGTGATCTCCTCCAGCCTGAGTGTGTCCATCGGCACGGTCGGTCTGGTGGTGGTCGTGCCCGGTCTGACGGCCGCGGTGACGGCTCCCTTGGTCACCATGGCATCCGGACGGCTGGACCGGCGCAGGGTCCTGATCGCCCTCGCCCTGTTCATCGCCGCCTCCAACGCCCTGGCAGCCGTGGCCCCGAACATGGCCGTGATGGCGGCGGCCCGGGTGCTGCTCGGCGTCGGCGTCGGCGGATTCTGGGCCATGGGCGCCGGTGTCGCCGCCCGACTGGTGCCCGCCGAGGCCCTCCACCGGGCCACGTCACTGATCACCGCCGGAATCTCGGCCGGCACCGTGGTCAGCTTGCCGCTCGGCGCACTGGTGGGTCACCTTGCCGGGTGGCGGACCGCATTCGTCGTTGCAGCCGGTGCCGCTCTCCTCGCCCTGGCAACCCTGACGGTGCGGCTGCCCGCCCTGCCGCCCACCGGGGCAATCCGCCTGACCACGCTCACCTCCGCTCTGCGCAATCCCGCAGCCCGGATCGCCCTGCTGGCCACCGTGCTGATCTTTTTCGGGCACTTCGCCGCCTACACCTACGTGACCCCGTACCTGGAGGAGAAGGCGCACTTCGGGTCCTCCGCTGTGACGTCGGTCCTGCTGGCCTATGGTTTGGCGGGGCTGGTCGGCAACTTCGCCGCCGGAGCGATCATCGGCCGCCGTCTGCGTGCGGTGTACGTCGCCGCGACCGTTCTGGTCGCAGTCGCTGCCGCCCTCCTCAACGTCGCAGCAGGCACGGCACCCGCGGTGGTCGCGCTCGTCATGGTCTGGGGCGCGGCATTCGGTGCAGTACCGCTGGCGTTGCAGACGTGGATCCTGCGCGCTACTCCCGACGCGCCCGAAAGCGGCATGGCGCTCCTGGTCAGCGCGTGCCAAATCGCCCTGGCCGCAGGGTCGTTCATCGGCGGCATCGTCGTCGACGGTTACGGCACATGGGCCGGCTTCGCCGTTGGCGGCACGCTCGCACTGCTGAGCACAGCCACCCAGATCCGCCCCCGCCTGCCGCTCGGCTGA
- a CDS encoding LysR family transcriptional regulator codes for MEIRRLQHFIAVAEERSFTRAAERLNLVQSGVSASIRALEKDLGAALFERTTQRVELTAAGKTLLPQAQRIIGAVRTARQAVDEARAGLSGTLELGILYGLTPKRILSALSAFHKAHPAVEIHLRGPGNRGSSSHAEDLRNGVLDLAVLMTAGRPLAGLRLHALGTEHLALACATDHPLADRTSAELADATAYEVIDFPAGWGIRSAVDCAFTRAGLPPRRTTFEIDDIPTALDLVRHGLGLTFVPESVTEGVPGVRFLPVEQHRPVYHAGLAEPDDRPLNPTARAFLAQVLGGTQPPGHG; via the coding sequence ATGGAGATTCGCCGGCTTCAGCACTTCATCGCGGTCGCCGAGGAGCGGAGCTTCACCCGGGCCGCCGAGCGGCTGAACCTGGTGCAGTCCGGCGTCTCCGCTTCGATCCGCGCCCTGGAGAAGGACCTGGGTGCGGCGCTGTTCGAACGCACCACCCAGCGCGTCGAACTGACCGCGGCCGGAAAGACGTTGCTGCCGCAGGCCCAGCGCATCATCGGCGCGGTGCGCACGGCCCGGCAGGCGGTCGACGAAGCCCGGGCCGGCCTGAGCGGAACCCTGGAACTCGGGATCCTGTACGGCCTCACCCCGAAACGCATCCTCAGCGCGCTCAGCGCGTTCCACAAGGCGCACCCCGCCGTGGAGATACACCTGCGCGGCCCCGGGAACCGTGGCTCGAGCTCCCACGCCGAAGACCTGCGCAACGGAGTCCTCGACCTGGCCGTCCTCATGACCGCCGGCCGCCCGCTGGCGGGGTTGCGCCTGCACGCGCTCGGCACCGAGCACCTCGCACTCGCCTGTGCCACCGACCATCCGCTGGCCGACCGCACGAGCGCCGAACTCGCCGACGCGACGGCATACGAAGTGATCGACTTCCCGGCCGGGTGGGGCATCCGCTCCGCCGTCGACTGCGCCTTCACCCGCGCGGGACTGCCGCCGCGCAGGACCACCTTCGAGATCGACGACATCCCCACGGCACTCGACCTCGTCCGCCACGGCCTCGGTCTCACCTTCGTACCCGAGTCCGTCACCGAGGGCGTTCCCGGGGTCCGCTTCCTTCCCGTGGAGCAGCACCGCCCCGTCTACCACGCCGGCCTGGCCGAACCCGACGACCGCCCGCTCAACCCGACCGCCCGGGCCTTCCTCGCCCAGGTACTGGGCGGCACACAGCCTCCCGGTCACGGATGA
- a CDS encoding Rrf2 family transcriptional regulator gives MSANSRMTIATHVLTWMSLDRKNNEVATSERIAGSVNTNPVVIRRCLGDLRKAGLVGSKRGAGAGWILKREPEEITLLEVYLAVEGEGPFAMHHTPPNADCPVGFGIQPTLQQVYSSLEQQMQQQLARTTIADMLQGVLAQREPSAYSL, from the coding sequence ATGAGCGCGAACAGCAGAATGACGATCGCAACCCATGTGCTGACCTGGATGTCTCTGGACCGGAAGAACAATGAGGTCGCCACCTCGGAGCGCATCGCGGGGAGCGTCAACACCAACCCTGTAGTGATCCGCCGATGCCTAGGCGACCTCCGCAAGGCGGGATTGGTGGGGTCAAAAAGGGGCGCAGGGGCCGGCTGGATCTTGAAGCGGGAACCCGAAGAGATCACGCTGCTCGAGGTCTACCTCGCCGTGGAGGGCGAGGGCCCGTTCGCCATGCATCACACGCCGCCGAACGCCGACTGCCCTGTCGGCTTCGGAATCCAGCCAACCCTGCAGCAGGTGTACAGCAGCCTGGAGCAGCAGATGCAGCAACAGTTGGCTCGCACCACGATCGCTGACATGCTGCAAGGTGTCCTCGCTCAGCGGGAACCGAGCGCCTACTCCCTCTGA
- a CDS encoding fic family toxin-antitoxin system, toxin component — protein MNLAVDLGWILSVASQAGEDDPAPDDFGVPLSAVERHKAQLFDRDVYDGPVARAAALAHSLGRLRWLERSNMTVAVAVTVAYLQAAGREVKPTWDEVRALVDELRDEACTVQSVAALLRAWPA, from the coding sequence GTGAACCTCGCGGTTGACCTCGGCTGGATCCTGAGCGTTGCGAGTCAGGCGGGGGAGGACGATCCGGCCCCCGACGACTTCGGCGTGCCCCTGTCGGCGGTGGAGCGCCACAAGGCCCAGTTGTTCGACCGGGACGTCTACGACGGGCCGGTGGCACGGGCGGCAGCGCTGGCGCACTCTCTGGGGCGCCTGCGGTGGCTGGAGCGGTCGAACATGACGGTCGCCGTGGCGGTGACCGTGGCGTATCTGCAGGCCGCTGGCCGCGAGGTGAAACCGACCTGGGACGAGGTGCGGGCTTTGGTCGACGAGTTGCGCGACGAGGCGTGCACCGTGCAGAGCGTGGCGGCGCTGCTGCGGGCGTGGCCCGCCTGA
- a CDS encoding transposase produces the protein MARPSSYPLELRRRAVRMVAEVLGDYPNESAALKAVAQKLGIGSTETLRKWVRQDQIDSGQRPGTSTEESAQVKAMKKEIAELKRANEILKAAASFFAAELDRPHLRS, from the coding sequence ATGGCACGGCCCTCCTCCTATCCACTTGAGCTGCGCCGCCGTGCGGTGCGGATGGTCGCCGAGGTTCTCGGCGACTACCCGAACGAGTCCGCCGCATTGAAGGCGGTCGCCCAGAAGCTGGGTATCGGCTCGACCGAGACGCTGCGCAAGTGGGTCCGGCAGGACCAGATCGACTCCGGACAGCGTCCGGGGACGAGCACGGAGGAGTCCGCGCAGGTCAAGGCGATGAAGAAGGAAATCGCCGAGCTCAAGCGTGCGAACGAGATCCTGAAGGCCGCGGCAAGTTTCTTCGCGGCCGAGCTCGACCGGCCACATCTGCGCTCGTAG
- a CDS encoding amidohydrolase family protein: MASHPILIRGGHVVTGDPRLGELPGGDVLVSGNTVAAVGHGLRAEGAEVIEAAGHVVMPGLVDSHRHVWQGAIGGAGGKVSLGGYFQVVLAGLLDKYEPRDVYAGVLWGALQAVNAGVTTVADWSHIVTTPEHADENIRALRDSGIRAVFLYGPPVGEGVMKWFVESSERHPLDARRVRTEVLSDDEARVTMGLALRGPEFSTADTTTDDIRLARELAVPVSMHSGIPPYLSKYRTVEVLEESGLLGPDVHHAHGAAFSDDDLRRIAATGGHITPCPTVDMQMAMGTFPITGRALAHGIQPALGADTVAGAGTDLFSEMRLTLAAERARANADALRRDEPPMEVELDHHDVLGFATTAGAAAWGMSDRIGSLTPGKRADVILVDARRPHLTPLNDAVTTVVLNAGPADVDTVLVDGRILKRHGALTGQAAQAQERLEASRRRLFAAAGLKDILGAAWV; this comes from the coding sequence ATGGCAAGCCATCCCATACTCATCAGAGGTGGGCATGTAGTGACGGGTGACCCACGACTCGGGGAACTACCCGGTGGCGACGTGCTGGTGAGCGGCAACACCGTCGCCGCCGTCGGTCACGGACTTCGGGCCGAGGGCGCCGAGGTCATCGAGGCGGCCGGCCACGTGGTCATGCCGGGCCTGGTCGACTCGCACCGCCACGTGTGGCAGGGCGCCATCGGCGGCGCGGGCGGCAAGGTCTCGCTCGGCGGCTACTTCCAGGTCGTGCTCGCCGGTCTGCTGGACAAGTACGAGCCGCGCGACGTCTACGCCGGTGTGCTGTGGGGCGCGCTGCAGGCCGTCAACGCCGGTGTTACGACGGTCGCCGACTGGTCCCACATCGTCACCACACCCGAGCACGCCGACGAGAACATCCGCGCGTTGCGCGACTCGGGCATCCGCGCCGTCTTCCTCTACGGTCCGCCCGTCGGCGAGGGCGTGATGAAGTGGTTCGTCGAGAGTTCCGAGCGCCACCCCCTCGACGCCCGACGGGTGCGCACCGAGGTGCTGTCGGACGACGAGGCCCGCGTCACCATGGGTCTGGCGCTGCGCGGCCCCGAGTTCTCCACCGCGGACACCACCACCGACGACATCCGGCTCGCCCGGGAACTGGCCGTCCCGGTCAGCATGCACTCCGGAATCCCGCCTTACCTGTCCAAGTACCGCACGGTGGAAGTGCTCGAGGAGTCCGGCCTGCTGGGGCCGGACGTGCACCACGCCCACGGCGCCGCGTTCAGCGACGACGACCTGCGGCGGATCGCCGCGACCGGCGGGCACATCACCCCGTGCCCGACCGTCGACATGCAGATGGCCATGGGCACCTTCCCCATCACCGGCCGTGCTCTGGCCCACGGCATCCAGCCGGCCCTGGGCGCCGACACCGTGGCCGGCGCCGGAACGGACCTGTTCAGCGAGATGCGGCTGACCCTCGCCGCCGAGCGGGCACGCGCCAACGCCGACGCCCTGCGACGCGACGAGCCGCCGATGGAGGTGGAACTCGACCACCACGACGTCCTCGGCTTCGCCACCACCGCCGGGGCGGCGGCGTGGGGCATGAGCGACCGGATCGGTTCGCTCACCCCCGGCAAGCGCGCGGACGTCATCCTCGTCGACGCCCGCCGTCCGCATCTGACTCCGCTGAACGACGCCGTCACCACGGTGGTGCTGAACGCCGGCCCCGCTGACGTGGACACGGTGCTCGTGGACGGCCGCATCCTCAAGCGCCACGGTGCGCTGACGGGACAGGCGGCCCAGGCGCAGGAGCGACTGGAGGCCTCCCGCCGCCGGCTGTTCGCCGCCGCCGGCCTCAAGGACATCCTGGGCGCCGCCTGGGTGTGA
- a CDS encoding nuclear transport factor 2 family protein, translating into MMSARELLLAYTANIADPEIASSLFAKDGVLELPYLESLGIPTGGTGPEAIREFITALLQVVPDFGFDTVDIIIETEDQVFGEWSVERTTVTGRPFSQTYAGRLVAENGKITLLRESLDVIRAARAMLPNGVADIPA; encoded by the coding sequence ATGATGAGTGCCCGCGAGCTGCTGCTCGCCTACACAGCCAACATCGCAGATCCGGAGATCGCCTCGTCCCTTTTCGCAAAGGACGGCGTCCTGGAGCTTCCCTACCTGGAGTCGCTTGGCATCCCGACCGGAGGGACTGGCCCCGAGGCCATTCGCGAGTTCATCACCGCACTGCTGCAGGTCGTCCCGGACTTCGGCTTCGACACGGTGGACATCATCATCGAAACCGAAGACCAGGTCTTCGGAGAGTGGTCGGTGGAGCGGACCACGGTCACGGGCCGCCCCTTCAGCCAGACCTACGCCGGACGACTGGTGGCTGAGAACGGGAAGATCACGCTCCTTCGCGAGTCGTTGGACGTGATCCGGGCTGCGCGCGCGATGCTGCCGAACGGAGTTGCCGACATCCCCGCGTGA
- a CDS encoding IS30 family transposase — translation MARRQQAADRALRPKLRSPGHPKYQRHVEAAFWTEIAKGLLPEEAAAVIGVAPAVATRWYRQCGGMRPFDSKPPSGRYLSFSEREEIALLRAQGKGVREIGRDVGRHPGTISRELRRNAATRGGKHDYRASVAQWKADMAARRPKTAKLVANPRLHAYVQERLSGQITTAGGMPITGPVTGSWTGRNKPHRKDRAWVQAWSPEQIANRIKLDFPDDESMRISHEAIYQALYIQGRGALKRELILCLRTGRALRAPRARSRRKTWAHVTPEALISERPAEAEDRAVPGHWEGDLIIGLERSAIGTVVERSTRFTMLVHLPREEGYGTIPRTKNGPALAGYGAISMKKALANKMSMLPEQLTRSLTWDRGKEMSAHTQFRVETGIPVFFADPHSPWQRGTNENTNGLLRQYFPKGTDLSRWSAEEIEAVAHALNTRPRKTLGWRTPAEAFNEQLLLLQQAGVATTA, via the coding sequence ATGGCGCGTCGTCAGCAGGCAGCGGACCGGGCGCTGCGTCCGAAGCTGAGGTCTCCGGGGCATCCGAAGTATCAGCGTCATGTCGAGGCGGCGTTCTGGACGGAGATCGCCAAGGGCCTTCTCCCTGAGGAGGCCGCCGCCGTCATCGGCGTGGCGCCGGCGGTCGCGACGCGCTGGTACCGCCAGTGTGGCGGCATGCGACCGTTCGATTCGAAGCCCCCCTCGGGCAGGTACCTGTCGTTTTCCGAGCGAGAGGAGATCGCGTTGCTCAGGGCCCAGGGCAAGGGCGTGCGCGAGATCGGTCGAGACGTCGGTCGTCATCCAGGCACCATCTCCCGCGAGCTGCGACGCAACGCCGCCACAAGAGGTGGGAAGCACGACTACCGGGCGTCCGTGGCGCAGTGGAAAGCAGATATGGCGGCCCGGCGGCCGAAGACAGCGAAGTTGGTCGCCAATCCGAGGTTGCACGCCTACGTCCAGGAGAGACTGTCCGGCCAGATCACCACGGCCGGTGGCATGCCGATCACGGGACCGGTGACGGGCTCGTGGACGGGGCGGAACAAGCCGCATCGCAAGGATCGTGCGTGGGTCCAGGCATGGAGTCCAGAGCAGATCGCGAACCGGATCAAGCTTGATTTCCCGGATGATGAATCCATGCGCATCAGTCACGAGGCGATCTACCAGGCCCTCTACATTCAGGGCCGCGGGGCGCTGAAACGCGAGCTCATCCTGTGTCTTCGGACCGGCCGCGCTCTGCGTGCGCCGCGGGCGCGTTCACGGCGGAAGACCTGGGCGCACGTCACGCCAGAAGCGTTGATCAGCGAGAGGCCCGCCGAGGCCGAGGACCGTGCTGTCCCTGGCCACTGGGAAGGGGATTTGATCATCGGACTGGAGCGTTCCGCGATCGGCACCGTTGTCGAGCGATCCACCCGGTTCACCATGCTGGTTCATCTGCCCCGCGAAGAGGGATACGGCACGATTCCTCGAACGAAGAACGGCCCCGCCCTGGCCGGCTACGGAGCGATCTCCATGAAGAAGGCACTCGCCAACAAGATGTCGATGCTCCCCGAGCAGCTGACGCGGTCCCTGACATGGGACCGCGGCAAGGAAATGTCGGCGCACACACAGTTCCGGGTCGAGACCGGTATCCCCGTGTTCTTCGCCGATCCGCACAGCCCATGGCAGCGAGGCACGAACGAGAACACCAACGGACTCCTGCGCCAGTACTTCCCGAAGGGCACCGACCTCTCGCGCTGGTCCGCCGAAGAAATCGAAGCCGTCGCTCACGCTCTGAACACGAGACCCCGCAAGACACTTGGTTGGAGGACCCCGGCCGAGGCATTCAACGAGCAGCTACTCTTGCTCCAACAAGCCGGTGTTGCAACGACCGCTTGA
- a CDS encoding YceI family protein: MIRFRRNRAAGHFSDLSPYPPVPDGAGILRCKVLDPLGGPLRGATVTVREQRREWQFTGTSDAFGLFIAAVPPGEYTLQVAAEALETARRRVLIAAGVPNPLEEVQLLSSPTKELPAPGRWVFDPPHTAIRFIAQHVGMASVHGRFTSFEGGIQISDAIQNSRVEVTIEAASITTGNRTRDNHLRSPDFLDVQAYPYIHFASERFVHRNGNKWTLQGSLTMHGTTRSVGLDTTYLGAVNGGYGTELRCAALATAELHREDFTLNWRSMLARGIAIVGPRIKLEIDVQAMYDVPNIPTPPE, encoded by the coding sequence ATGATACGATTCCGCCGTAATCGCGCGGCAGGCCATTTCAGCGACCTCAGCCCCTATCCTCCCGTGCCGGACGGTGCCGGCATTCTGCGATGCAAGGTTCTGGACCCTCTGGGCGGGCCGCTCCGTGGCGCCACCGTCACCGTCAGGGAACAGCGACGCGAATGGCAATTCACCGGCACAAGCGATGCGTTCGGCCTGTTCATCGCGGCGGTACCGCCCGGCGAGTACACGCTGCAAGTCGCCGCGGAAGCCCTCGAGACGGCCCGCAGGAGGGTTCTGATAGCGGCAGGAGTACCAAACCCGCTCGAGGAAGTGCAGTTGCTGTCATCGCCGACCAAGGAGCTGCCAGCCCCCGGCAGGTGGGTCTTCGACCCGCCGCATACAGCTATACGCTTCATTGCCCAGCATGTCGGCATGGCCAGCGTGCACGGCCGCTTCACTTCGTTCGAGGGTGGCATCCAAATATCTGACGCCATTCAGAACTCTCGGGTTGAGGTGACCATCGAAGCAGCCAGCATCACCACGGGAAACCGCACCCGTGACAATCACCTGCGCTCCCCTGATTTTCTGGACGTCCAGGCTTATCCTTACATCCACTTCGCCAGTGAGCGCTTCGTGCACCGCAACGGCAACAAGTGGACGCTGCAGGGTTCTTTGACCATGCACGGCACCACCCGCTCAGTCGGCCTCGACACGACCTACCTGGGCGCAGTCAACGGCGGATACGGAACGGAGCTGCGCTGCGCCGCCTTGGCAACCGCCGAGCTGCACAGGGAGGACTTCACGCTGAATTGGCGATCGATGCTCGCACGTGGCATCGCGATCGTCGGCCCGCGCATCAAATTGGAGATCGACGTGCAGGCCATGTACGACGTTCCCAACATTCCCACCCCACCCGAGTAG
- a CDS encoding nuclear transport factor 2 family protein, producing the protein MNGTSDLQRAREEAAVNYFRLVDAADPAVLDLFVDNARMFFPKFGFATGKDQIGAFAQGLGRGISAIEHDIPGFTVLSSGNYVVVEGSVKGTTTSGVAFPDGVSSYGLFCNVFEFEGDLIKRVHIYEDPDFASTHTDGVAWGESVRDSM; encoded by the coding sequence ATGAACGGTACTAGCGATCTCCAGAGGGCGCGCGAAGAGGCAGCCGTCAACTACTTCCGATTGGTGGATGCTGCCGATCCCGCCGTGTTGGATCTTTTCGTGGACAACGCCCGGATGTTCTTCCCGAAGTTCGGCTTCGCAACCGGGAAGGATCAGATCGGGGCATTTGCACAGGGTCTCGGGAGGGGAATTTCGGCGATTGAGCACGACATCCCCGGTTTCACCGTGTTGTCGTCTGGAAACTATGTGGTGGTTGAAGGTTCGGTGAAGGGGACGACGACATCGGGTGTGGCCTTCCCTGACGGCGTCTCCTCCTACGGACTGTTCTGTAACGTATTCGAATTCGAAGGCGACCTCATCAAGAGGGTCCACATCTACGAAGACCCGGATTTCGCCAGTACGCACACCGACGGAGTGGCCTGGGGTGAATCGGTGCGCGACAGCATGTAG
- a CDS encoding IS3 family transposase, giving the protein MDEHRDRFGGVEPICRTLTEHDCQIAPSTYYAHKKRLASPSARTVRDTALKELIHEVYASNYRVYGARKIWRELNRQGHAVARCTVERLMRELGIAGAVRGRKVVTTIPDQAAERAPDLLDRDFVATAPNRCWVADFTHISTWAGVVYVAFVVDTFSRRIVGWSAATSKETKLVLDALEMALWQRDRDGHPYIQGELIHHSDAGSQGGFN; this is encoded by the coding sequence ATCGACGAGCACCGGGACCGCTTCGGCGGCGTCGAGCCGATCTGCAGGACGCTCACCGAGCACGACTGCCAGATCGCACCCTCCACCTACTACGCCCACAAAAAACGCCTGGCGTCCCCGTCTGCCCGCACGGTGCGGGACACCGCACTCAAAGAGCTGATCCACGAGGTCTACGCCTCCAACTACCGTGTCTACGGAGCCCGGAAGATCTGGCGGGAGCTGAACCGCCAGGGCCATGCCGTGGCCCGCTGCACCGTCGAGCGGCTGATGCGCGAGCTGGGCATCGCCGGCGCGGTCCGCGGCAGGAAGGTCGTCACCACGATCCCGGATCAGGCCGCCGAGCGCGCCCCGGACCTTCTCGACCGCGACTTCGTCGCCACCGCCCCCAACCGCTGCTGGGTCGCCGACTTCACCCACATCTCGACCTGGGCCGGCGTCGTCTACGTCGCTTTCGTCGTGGACACCTTCTCCCGCCGGATCGTCGGCTGGTCCGCCGCAACCTCCAAAGAGACCAAGCTCGTCCTGGACGCCTTGGAGATGGCCCTGTGGCAACGCGACCGCGACGGACACCCCTATATACAGGGCGAGTTGATACATCACAGCGACGCCGGGTCGCAAGGCGGATTCAACTGA